The Parus major isolate Abel chromosome Z, Parus_major1.1, whole genome shotgun sequence genome has a window encoding:
- the DAB2 gene encoding disabled homolog 2 isoform X3, whose amino-acid sequence MSAEAETAATNSQPEQQAPPKAQSSKKEKKKGPEKTDETLLARFKGDGVKYKAKLIGIDDVPEARGDKMSQDSMMKLKGMAAAARSQGQHKQKIWVNISLSGIKIIDEKTGVIEHEHPVNKISFIARDVTDNRAFGYICGGEGQHQFFAIKTAQQAEPLVSDLKDLFQLIYNMKKKEEEEKKKNGGEELPADQADKAKLGVDQMDLFGDMSTPPDMSSPTEAKEILLVDFNSEIETKQTFAKEDLFLNGITASLPQPKAQTPFLPESSFSTNLSFFPTPNPNPFSDDPFTQPAQSTPPSFDSLKSDQKRSPTTSGGNGASNSDIDYFDKQFDQISNRTGKREALTCLWPLESKSPAARIPNVIPERERNGFLEVPTKLVVEGACKGTSLQNGVKLDSENNIQFMPHEPITISPPPQSTKPGRGRRSVKTASNDLFSSDFFVPSTESLNLSSGSQAGAQLTSPLDLFKTSSTIASPLAGLGGLPVTSSPWTPQTVSFTQATSVFHGSMMSAQSPGFNQPLAFGTQGVPGWNQSSSFGATSTQASGLWPQAAQVPPSSWAQPTSAVNPFQSSVFTSPTLPAQTASALPSMSTAASPPQPPPRTTQQKELSKKESDAFIALDPLGDKEMKDVKEMFKDFQLTKPPAVPARRGEQQSPSEPPKPVPRQSELPADGLFASQDKTDPFAASSKESQNPPSGPFGHEFGDPFA is encoded by the exons ATGTCTGCTGAAGCTGAAACTGCTGCTACCAACAGCCAGCCCGAACAACAGGCTCCACCAAAGGCACAAtcttcaaagaaggaaaaaaagaaag ggccagaaaaaacagatgaaacCCTCTTGGCTAGATTCAAAGGTGATGGTGTAAAATACAAGGCTAAACTGATTGGCATAGATGATGTTCCTGAGGCAAGAGGAGACAAAATGAGTCAGGATTCAATGATGAAGCTGAAG ggaatggcagcagcagcccgtTCCCAGGGTCAACACAAACAGAAGATCTGGGTAAACATCTCCCTCTCTGGAATCAAGATTATAGATGAGAAAACTGGG GTCATAGAGCATGAGCACCCAGTAAACAAAATCTCCTTTATTGCTCGGGATGTAACAGACAATCGTGCCTTCGGCTATATATGTGGAGGAGAAGGCCAGCACCAATTTTTTGCCATAAAAACAGCCCAACAG gctgagcctcTGGTTTCTGATCTTAAGGACCTCTTCCAACTAATTTATAAtatgaagaagaaggaagaagaagaaaagaaaaag AATGGTGGTGAAGAACTGCCTGCTGATCAAGCTGACAAGGCGAAACTG GGAGTTGACCAGATGGACTTGTTTGGGGATATGTCAACACCCCCTGATATGAGCAGCCCCACA GAGGCTAAAGAGATTCTGTTAGTggattttaattctgaaattgaGACCAAACAAACCTTTGCAAAAGAGGATCTCTTCTTGAATGGCATCACAGCCTCTCTTCCACAACCAAAGGCACAGACACCCTTCTTGCCTGAGAGTTCTTTCTCTACCAATCTCAGCTTCTTTCCTACACCTAATCCAAACCCTTTCAGTGATGATCCTTTCACACAGCCAGCCCAATCTACACCACCTTCATTTGATTCTCTAAAATCTGATCAGAAGAGAAGTCCAACTACATCAGGGGGTAATGGTGCTTCAAACAGTGATATTGACTACTTTGATAAACAGTTTGACCAGATCTCTAATAGAACTGGCAAACGAGAAGCACTAACATGCCTGTGGCCACTTGAGAGTAAGTCACCTGCAGCAAGAATTCCCAATGTGATACCAGAGAGAGAACGGAATGGCTTTCTTGAAGTCCCAACAAAACTGGTTGTGGAAGGTGCTTGCAAAGGAACATCTCTGCAGAATGGAGTAAAGCTGGATTCTGAAAACAATATACAATTCATGCCACATGAGCCTATAACAATTAGCCCACCACCACAGAGTACCAAgccaggaagaggaaggagatcTGTCAAG actGCATCGAATGACTTATTCAGCTCAGACTTCTTTGTGCCATCTACGGAGAGCCTTAACTTGAGCTCAGGGTcacaggcaggagctcagctAACTAGTCCACTGGACCTCTTCAAAACAAGTTCTACCATAGCATCTCCACTGGCTGGTCTAG GTGGTTTGCCAGTCACTTCATCACCATGGACCCCGCAAACAGTTTCCTTCACTCAGGCTACATCAGTCTTCCATGGGTCTATGATGTCTGCGCAGTCTCCAGGATTTAATCAACCACTTGCCTTTGGTACTCAAGGAGTGCCAGGCTGGAACCAATCTTCATCCTTTGGTGCCACATCCACTCAGGCTTCTGGTCTCTGGCCGCAGGCAGCACAAGTTCCACCTAGTTCTTGGGCACAGCCAACCAGTGCTGTAAATCCCTTCCAGAGCAGTGTGTTCACATCTCCAACGCTACCAGCTCAGACAGCCTCGGCTCTGCCCTCCATGTCAACAGCAGCTAGCCCACCTCAGCCACCACCCAGAACTACACAGCAGAAGGAGCTGTCCAAGAAAGAGAGCGATGCATTCATTGCTCTGGATCCACTTGGGGATAAAGAAATGAAGGATGTCAAGGAAATGTTCAAAGATTTCCAGCTGACAAAGCCACCTGCAGTACCAgcaaggagaggagagcagcaaaGCCCTTCAG AACCACCAAAGCCTGTTCCTCGGCAAAGTGAGCTGCCAGCTGATGGCCTGTTTGCAAGTCAAGATAAAACAGACCCTTTCGCTGCCTCATCT AAGGAATCTCAGAATCCACCTTCTGGTCCTTTTGGTCATGAATTTGGCGACCCATTTGCATAG
- the DAB2 gene encoding disabled homolog 2 isoform X1 yields MSAEAETAATNSQPEQQAPPKAQSSKKEKKKGPEKTDETLLARFKGDGVKYKAKLIGIDDVPEARGDKMSQDSMMKLKGMAAAARSQGQHKQKIWVNISLSGIKIIDEKTGVIEHEHPVNKISFIARDVTDNRAFGYICGGEGQHQFFAIKTAQQAEPLVSDLKDLFQLIYNMKKKEEEEKKKSEEASKTENGGEELPADQADKAKLGVDQMDLFGDMSTPPDMSSPTEAKEILLVDFNSEIETKQTFAKEDLFLNGITASLPQPKAQTPFLPESSFSTNLSFFPTPNPNPFSDDPFTQPAQSTPPSFDSLKSDQKRSPTTSGGNGASNSDIDYFDKQFDQISNRTGKREALTCLWPLESKSPAARIPNVIPERERNGFLEVPTKLVVEGACKGTSLQNGVKLDSENNIQFMPHEPITISPPPQSTKPGRGRRSVKTASNDLFSSDFFVPSTESLNLSSGSQAGAQLTSPLDLFKTSSTIASPLAGLGGLPVTSSPWTPQTVSFTQATSVFHGSMMSAQSPGFNQPLAFGTQGVPGWNQSSSFGATSTQASGLWPQAAQVPPSSWAQPTSAVNPFQSSVFTSPTLPAQTASALPSMSTAASPPQPPPRTTQQKELSKKESDAFIALDPLGDKEMKDVKEMFKDFQLTKPPAVPARRGEQQSPSEPPKPVPRQSELPADGLFASQDKTDPFAASSKESQNPPSGPFGHEFGDPFA; encoded by the exons ATGTCTGCTGAAGCTGAAACTGCTGCTACCAACAGCCAGCCCGAACAACAGGCTCCACCAAAGGCACAAtcttcaaagaaggaaaaaaagaaag ggccagaaaaaacagatgaaacCCTCTTGGCTAGATTCAAAGGTGATGGTGTAAAATACAAGGCTAAACTGATTGGCATAGATGATGTTCCTGAGGCAAGAGGAGACAAAATGAGTCAGGATTCAATGATGAAGCTGAAG ggaatggcagcagcagcccgtTCCCAGGGTCAACACAAACAGAAGATCTGGGTAAACATCTCCCTCTCTGGAATCAAGATTATAGATGAGAAAACTGGG GTCATAGAGCATGAGCACCCAGTAAACAAAATCTCCTTTATTGCTCGGGATGTAACAGACAATCGTGCCTTCGGCTATATATGTGGAGGAGAAGGCCAGCACCAATTTTTTGCCATAAAAACAGCCCAACAG gctgagcctcTGGTTTCTGATCTTAAGGACCTCTTCCAACTAATTTATAAtatgaagaagaaggaagaagaagaaaagaaaaag agTGAAGAAGCAAGTAAGACTGAG AATGGTGGTGAAGAACTGCCTGCTGATCAAGCTGACAAGGCGAAACTG GGAGTTGACCAGATGGACTTGTTTGGGGATATGTCAACACCCCCTGATATGAGCAGCCCCACA GAGGCTAAAGAGATTCTGTTAGTggattttaattctgaaattgaGACCAAACAAACCTTTGCAAAAGAGGATCTCTTCTTGAATGGCATCACAGCCTCTCTTCCACAACCAAAGGCACAGACACCCTTCTTGCCTGAGAGTTCTTTCTCTACCAATCTCAGCTTCTTTCCTACACCTAATCCAAACCCTTTCAGTGATGATCCTTTCACACAGCCAGCCCAATCTACACCACCTTCATTTGATTCTCTAAAATCTGATCAGAAGAGAAGTCCAACTACATCAGGGGGTAATGGTGCTTCAAACAGTGATATTGACTACTTTGATAAACAGTTTGACCAGATCTCTAATAGAACTGGCAAACGAGAAGCACTAACATGCCTGTGGCCACTTGAGAGTAAGTCACCTGCAGCAAGAATTCCCAATGTGATACCAGAGAGAGAACGGAATGGCTTTCTTGAAGTCCCAACAAAACTGGTTGTGGAAGGTGCTTGCAAAGGAACATCTCTGCAGAATGGAGTAAAGCTGGATTCTGAAAACAATATACAATTCATGCCACATGAGCCTATAACAATTAGCCCACCACCACAGAGTACCAAgccaggaagaggaaggagatcTGTCAAG actGCATCGAATGACTTATTCAGCTCAGACTTCTTTGTGCCATCTACGGAGAGCCTTAACTTGAGCTCAGGGTcacaggcaggagctcagctAACTAGTCCACTGGACCTCTTCAAAACAAGTTCTACCATAGCATCTCCACTGGCTGGTCTAG GTGGTTTGCCAGTCACTTCATCACCATGGACCCCGCAAACAGTTTCCTTCACTCAGGCTACATCAGTCTTCCATGGGTCTATGATGTCTGCGCAGTCTCCAGGATTTAATCAACCACTTGCCTTTGGTACTCAAGGAGTGCCAGGCTGGAACCAATCTTCATCCTTTGGTGCCACATCCACTCAGGCTTCTGGTCTCTGGCCGCAGGCAGCACAAGTTCCACCTAGTTCTTGGGCACAGCCAACCAGTGCTGTAAATCCCTTCCAGAGCAGTGTGTTCACATCTCCAACGCTACCAGCTCAGACAGCCTCGGCTCTGCCCTCCATGTCAACAGCAGCTAGCCCACCTCAGCCACCACCCAGAACTACACAGCAGAAGGAGCTGTCCAAGAAAGAGAGCGATGCATTCATTGCTCTGGATCCACTTGGGGATAAAGAAATGAAGGATGTCAAGGAAATGTTCAAAGATTTCCAGCTGACAAAGCCACCTGCAGTACCAgcaaggagaggagagcagcaaaGCCCTTCAG AACCACCAAAGCCTGTTCCTCGGCAAAGTGAGCTGCCAGCTGATGGCCTGTTTGCAAGTCAAGATAAAACAGACCCTTTCGCTGCCTCATCT AAGGAATCTCAGAATCCACCTTCTGGTCCTTTTGGTCATGAATTTGGCGACCCATTTGCATAG
- the C9 gene encoding complement component C9 has protein sequence MIIMHVILQLTAILCNVASVWGESRSSSEKAFHRGTRELNAPSSIDCKLSSWSAWGPCDPCTNQRFRSRSIERFGQFGGKACLEALGDTQFCKTSEVCPEEPEPDCGTDFQCSSGRCIKRRLVCNVDNDCGDYSDEDDCESDPRSPCRNHDIDVSEVGRTAGHGINVLGMQPMASPFDNDFFNGLCERVRDGNTRTYYRKPWNVAVLTYDTKADKTFSSVYYHDRVNMLREVYIEKQKHFSADFSLKYTPTDGSNKNASEGNFRYHYRKNYTFGSILQSYTERNQTFLHVKGQIQLGRFQIRSRDVRLTDSFLEDLKFLPAEYDKGEYFKFLEDYGTHYAVSGTVGGKYELVYVLDDHAMSRLGITVEDVKKCLGYHLDANIAYKNIHVNFNVDSGKCENIHVKEKSEMNDNAVIDDVLSLVEGGKIDFSVKIKEMLLRGSKVVDVEDYIQWAKSLVDAPVVIQQRPSPIHALVPVKMRDAYLKKQNLERAIEDYITEYSVCKCEPCKNGGTLVLVDGVCTCLCSSYFKGIACQIPKSTLVKVVTDGGWSCWSAWSTCINGESTRTRHCNNPAPGPDGRPCQGESIEKRPCEEGK, from the exons ATGATAATAATGCATGTTATTCTGCAGCTTACAGCCATACTATGCAATGTTGCCTCAGTTTGGGGGGAAAGCAGAAG CTCTTCAGAAAAAGCTTTCCACAGGGGAACAAGGGAACTGAATGCTCCATCTTCAATAGACTGCAAACTGAGCAGCTGGAGCGCATGGGGGCCCTGCGACCCATGCACCAACCAAAGG tttcgCTCCAGAAGTATTGAAAGATTCGGGCAGTTTGGTGGAAAAGCATGCCTGGAGGCCCTAGGAGACACACAGTTCTGTAAAACCAGTGAAGTCTGTCCTGAAGAACCAGAACCAGACTGTGGCACTGACTTCCAGTGCAGTTCAG GTCGATGTATAAAGCGAAGACTTGTGTGCAATGTAGACAATGACTGTGGAGACTATTCTGATGAAGATGACTGTGAATCTGACCCACGATCACCTTGTCGAAACCATGATATTGATGTGTCTGAAGTTGGCAGGACTGCAGGACATGG AATCAATGTTTTAGGGATGCAGCCAATGGCCAGCCCATTTGACAATGACTTTTTCAATGGTCTTTGTGAACGGGTGCGTGATGGGAACACGCGGACGTACTACCGCAAGCCATGGAATGTGGCTGTTCTCACTTACGAT ACAAAAGCAGACAAAACTTTCTCATCTGTGTACTACCATGATCGTGTGAATATGTTACGAGAGGTTTAcatagaaaagcagaaacattttagTGCTGACTTCTCTCTGAAATACACACCTACTGATGGAAGTAACAAAAATGCTTCAGAAGGAAATTTCAGATATCACTACAGAAAGAATTACACATTTGGTTCCATCCTGCAAAGCTACACAGAAAGG AACCAAACCTTTCTGCATGTAAAAGGTCAGATTCAGCTGGGAAGGTTCCAAATTCGGAGTCGTGATGTCCGTCTCACAGATAGTTTCCTTGAAGATTTGAAATTTCTGCCAGCTGAATATGACAAGGGGGAGTATTTCAAATTCCTAGAAGATTATGGAACTCACTATGCGGTCTCTGGAACTGTAGGAGGAAAATATGAACTTGTTTATGTGCTGGATGATCATGCTATGTCTCGACTAG GAATCACTGTAGAAGATGTGAAAAAATGTCTTGGCTATCACTTAGATGCCAATATTGCATATAAAAACATACATGTCAATTTTAATGTTGATAGTggtaaatgtgaaaatattcatGTGAAGGAGAAAT cagaaatgaaTGATAATGCTGTAATTGATGATGTCCTTTCCTTAGTTGAGGGGGGAAAGATTGACTTTTCAgttaaaatcaaagaaatgtTACTGCGAGGATCCAAAGTGGTTGATGTAGAGGATTACATACAGTGGGCTAAATCTTTGGTTGATGCTCCAGTAGTGATACAGCAACGG CCTTCTCCCATACATGCACTTGTTCCAGTTAAGATGAGAGATgcatatttaaagaaacaaaatttggaAAGAGCAATTGAAGACTACATTACCGAATACAGTGTGTGCAAATGTGAACCCTGTAAAAATGGAGGCACCCTTGTGCTGGTAGATGGAGTCTGTACTTGCCTATGCTCAAGTTATTTTAAGGGAATTGCTTGTCAAATTCCCAAATCTACATTAGTGAAAG TTGTGACTGATGGAGGCTGGAGCTGTTGGAGTGCCTGGTCCACCTGCATCAATGGAGAGAGCACTCGAACTCGCCACTGTAAT
- the DAB2 gene encoding disabled homolog 2 isoform X2 — MSAEAETAATNSQPEQQAPPKAQSSKKEKKKGPEKTDETLLARFKGDGVKYKAKLIGIDDVPEARGDKMSQDSMMKLKGMAAAARSQGQHKQKIWVNISLSGIKIIDEKTGVIEHEHPVNKISFIARDVTDNRAFGYICGGEGQHQFFAIKTAQQAEPLVSDLKDLFQLIYNMKKKEEEEKKKSEEASKTENGGEELPADQADKAKLGVDQMDLFGDMSTPPDMSSPTEAKEILLVDFNSEIETKQTFAKEDLFLNGITASLPQPKAQTPFLPESSFSTNLSFFPTPNPNPFSDDPFTQPAQSTPPSFDSLKSDQKRSPTTSGGNGASNSDIDYFDKQFDQISNRTGKREALTCLWPLESKSPAARIPNVIPERERNGFLEVPTKLVVEGACKGTSLQNGVKLDSENNIQFMPHEPITISPPPQSTKPGRGRRSVKTASNDLFSSDFFVPSTESLNLSSGSQAGAQLTSPLDLFKTSSTIASPLAGLGGLPVTSSPWTPQTVSFTQATSVFHGSMMSAQSPGFNQPLAFGTQGVPGWNQSSSFGATSTQASGLWPQAAQVPPSSWAQPTSAVNPFQSSVFTSPTLPAQTASALPSMSTAASPPQPPPRTTQQKELSKKESDAFIALDPLGDKEMKDVKEMFKDFQLTKPPAVPARRGEQQSPSEPPKPVPRQSELPADGLFASQDKTDPFAASSESQNPPSGPFGHEFGDPFA, encoded by the exons ATGTCTGCTGAAGCTGAAACTGCTGCTACCAACAGCCAGCCCGAACAACAGGCTCCACCAAAGGCACAAtcttcaaagaaggaaaaaaagaaag ggccagaaaaaacagatgaaacCCTCTTGGCTAGATTCAAAGGTGATGGTGTAAAATACAAGGCTAAACTGATTGGCATAGATGATGTTCCTGAGGCAAGAGGAGACAAAATGAGTCAGGATTCAATGATGAAGCTGAAG ggaatggcagcagcagcccgtTCCCAGGGTCAACACAAACAGAAGATCTGGGTAAACATCTCCCTCTCTGGAATCAAGATTATAGATGAGAAAACTGGG GTCATAGAGCATGAGCACCCAGTAAACAAAATCTCCTTTATTGCTCGGGATGTAACAGACAATCGTGCCTTCGGCTATATATGTGGAGGAGAAGGCCAGCACCAATTTTTTGCCATAAAAACAGCCCAACAG gctgagcctcTGGTTTCTGATCTTAAGGACCTCTTCCAACTAATTTATAAtatgaagaagaaggaagaagaagaaaagaaaaag agTGAAGAAGCAAGTAAGACTGAG AATGGTGGTGAAGAACTGCCTGCTGATCAAGCTGACAAGGCGAAACTG GGAGTTGACCAGATGGACTTGTTTGGGGATATGTCAACACCCCCTGATATGAGCAGCCCCACA GAGGCTAAAGAGATTCTGTTAGTggattttaattctgaaattgaGACCAAACAAACCTTTGCAAAAGAGGATCTCTTCTTGAATGGCATCACAGCCTCTCTTCCACAACCAAAGGCACAGACACCCTTCTTGCCTGAGAGTTCTTTCTCTACCAATCTCAGCTTCTTTCCTACACCTAATCCAAACCCTTTCAGTGATGATCCTTTCACACAGCCAGCCCAATCTACACCACCTTCATTTGATTCTCTAAAATCTGATCAGAAGAGAAGTCCAACTACATCAGGGGGTAATGGTGCTTCAAACAGTGATATTGACTACTTTGATAAACAGTTTGACCAGATCTCTAATAGAACTGGCAAACGAGAAGCACTAACATGCCTGTGGCCACTTGAGAGTAAGTCACCTGCAGCAAGAATTCCCAATGTGATACCAGAGAGAGAACGGAATGGCTTTCTTGAAGTCCCAACAAAACTGGTTGTGGAAGGTGCTTGCAAAGGAACATCTCTGCAGAATGGAGTAAAGCTGGATTCTGAAAACAATATACAATTCATGCCACATGAGCCTATAACAATTAGCCCACCACCACAGAGTACCAAgccaggaagaggaaggagatcTGTCAAG actGCATCGAATGACTTATTCAGCTCAGACTTCTTTGTGCCATCTACGGAGAGCCTTAACTTGAGCTCAGGGTcacaggcaggagctcagctAACTAGTCCACTGGACCTCTTCAAAACAAGTTCTACCATAGCATCTCCACTGGCTGGTCTAG GTGGTTTGCCAGTCACTTCATCACCATGGACCCCGCAAACAGTTTCCTTCACTCAGGCTACATCAGTCTTCCATGGGTCTATGATGTCTGCGCAGTCTCCAGGATTTAATCAACCACTTGCCTTTGGTACTCAAGGAGTGCCAGGCTGGAACCAATCTTCATCCTTTGGTGCCACATCCACTCAGGCTTCTGGTCTCTGGCCGCAGGCAGCACAAGTTCCACCTAGTTCTTGGGCACAGCCAACCAGTGCTGTAAATCCCTTCCAGAGCAGTGTGTTCACATCTCCAACGCTACCAGCTCAGACAGCCTCGGCTCTGCCCTCCATGTCAACAGCAGCTAGCCCACCTCAGCCACCACCCAGAACTACACAGCAGAAGGAGCTGTCCAAGAAAGAGAGCGATGCATTCATTGCTCTGGATCCACTTGGGGATAAAGAAATGAAGGATGTCAAGGAAATGTTCAAAGATTTCCAGCTGACAAAGCCACCTGCAGTACCAgcaaggagaggagagcagcaaaGCCCTTCAG AACCACCAAAGCCTGTTCCTCGGCAAAGTGAGCTGCCAGCTGATGGCCTGTTTGCAAGTCAAGATAAAACAGACCCTTTCGCTGCCTCATCT GAATCTCAGAATCCACCTTCTGGTCCTTTTGGTCATGAATTTGGCGACCCATTTGCATAG